One Gossypium raimondii isolate GPD5lz chromosome 3, ASM2569854v1, whole genome shotgun sequence genomic window carries:
- the LOC105794801 gene encoding pyruvate dehydrogenase E1 component subunit beta-1, mitochondrial, whose amino-acid sequence MLGIVRQKMLGQSLLKIRPAISVLRSYSSAAKQMTVREALNSALDEEMSADPKVFLMGEEVGEYQGAYKISKGLLEKYGPERVLDTPITEAGFAGIGVGAAYYGLKPVVEFMTFNFSMQAIDHIINSAAKSNYMSAGQMSVPIVFRGPNGAAAGVGAQHSQCYASWYASCPGLKVLSPYSSEDARGLLKAAIRDPDPVVFLENELLYGESFPVSDEVLDSSFCLPIGKAKIERKGKDVTITAFSKMVGYALKAAEILEKEGIDAEVINLRSIRPLDRSTINASVRKTNRLITVEEGFPQHGVGAEICASVVEESFAYLDAPVERIAGADVPMPYAANLERMAVPQVEDIVRAAKRACYRAVPLAAAA is encoded by the exons ATGACAGTGAGAGAGGCATTGAACTCTGCTCTTGATGAGGAAATGTCAGCTGATCCGAAAGTCTTTTTAATGGGTGAAGAG GTTGGAGAATATCAGGGTGCATACAAG ATATCCAAGGGGCTTTTGGAGAAGTATGGACCTGAGAGGGTTCTTGATACTCCAATTACTGAG GCTGGTTTTGCTGGGATTGGGGTTGGTGCGGCTTACTATGGTCTGAAGCCCGTAGTTGAGTTTATGACATTTAACTTCTCCATGCAG GCGATTGACCACATTATTAACTCTGCTGCAAAGTCCAACTACATGTCTGCTGGCCAGATGTCTGTACCCATTGTTTTTAGAGGACCTAACGGTGCTGCTGCTGGTGTAGGTGCCCAACACTCTCAG TGTTATGCATCATGGTATGCTTCTTGTCCTGGATTGAAAGTTCTGTCCCCATACAGTTCTGAAGATGCTCGTGGACTGCTCAAAGCTGCTATTAGAGATCCTGACCCAGTTGTTTTCCTTGAAAATGAGTTGTT ATATGGTGAATCATTCCCTGTTTCTGATGAAGTTCTTGACTCCAGCTTTTGTCTTCCAATTGGGAAAGCTAAG ATAGAGAGAAAAGGGAAGGATGTGACTATTAcagctttttcaaaaatggtgGGCTATGCTCTTAAG GCAGCTGAGATACTTGAAAAGGAGGGAATTGATGCTGAg GTTATAAATTTGCGTTCTATTAGGCCGCTAGATAGATCAACAATTAACGCTTCCGTCAGGAAAACCAACAGATTAATAACAGTTGAAGAAGGGTTTCCACAGCATGGTGTTGGTGCTGAAATCTG TGCATCAGTTGTGGAGGAGAGTTTTGCTTATCTTGATGCCCCAGTTGAGAGAATTGCTGGAGCTGATGTTCCCATGCCATATGCAGCAAATCTTGAGAGGATGGCTGTGCCACAG GTTGAAGATATTGTCCGTGCTGCAAAGCGAGCATGCTACAGAGCTGTACCATTGGCTGCTGCTGCATAA
- the LOC105794802 gene encoding uncharacterized protein At2g33490 isoform X1 — protein MKTSLRRLRGLAHHKHGGEAKQRPDVLALPQLDELAQASQDMQDMRDCYEGLLYAAAATTNCAYEFSDSLREMGTCLLAKTALNDDEESGKVLLMLGKVQFKLQKLLDSYRSHISQTITIPSESLLNELRTVEEMKRQCDEKRNVYEHMAMRYKEKGRSKGRKGDNFSMQQLQVAHDEYDDEATLFVFRLKSLKQGQSRSLLTQAARHHAAQLNFFRKALKSLEEVEPHVQKVTEQQHIDYRFSGLEDDDGDNGDDNENYENDDDDYYSDGYVDEDDGELSFDYGLDDQDQNMVPTSRHSMELDQVGLTFPQVAVLEASKENLERSHRHSFSFRGEIRNSSQSAPLFAENKSEPSEKIQPLPSRKSSSYVLPTPVATKGSIGFGKPAPQSYKKICYSSPLELHKYQRLLRDEKISGSAVINAQAVLRESNKPASSTQLPPPLADKVLLSRVSPAAASDSKKIKRQAFSGPLTSKQWPSKPVSVEHPQLFSGPILRSPMSQLQATSPKVSPNASPPFVSSPKISELHELPRPPATSASKSSRPLGLVGYSGPLMPRGQVLSATNKSAVSRAASPLPQPPDVVTRSFSIPSRDRRVMSLPVFKPLETAIVSGMSQDAASPPLTPISLAQIQPSSTSSKSVNRN, from the exons ATGAAGACCTCTTTAAGAAGATTGCGAGGATTGGCACATCACAAGCACGGTGGGGAAGCCAAGCAGCGGCCAGATGTTCTAGCTTTGCCTCAACTTGACGAGCTCGCTCAAGCTTCTCAG GATATGCAGGATATGAGAGATTGCTACGAAGGCTTACTTTATGCAGCTGCTGCAACTACGAATTGTGCTTATG AATTCTCGGACTCATTGCGGGAAATGGGTACTTGTCTTCTTGCAAAAACTGCATTAAATGATGATGAAGAAAGTG GTAAAGTATTACTAATGCTAGGAAAAGTACAGTTCAAACTCCAGAAACTTCTTGACAGCTAT CGGTCTCATATATCGCAGACAATCACAATCCCATCAGAGTCTCTTCTTAATGAACTTCGAACAGTTGAG GAGATGAAGAGGCAATGTGATGAAAAAAG AAATGTGTACGAGCACATGGCAATGAGatacaaagaaaaaggaaggtcAAAAGGTCGGAAAGGGGATAACTTTTCCATGCAGCAATTACAAGTAGCACATGATGAATATGATGATGAGGCAACTTTATTTGTTTTCCGATTGAAGTCTCTAAAGCAAGGACAATCAAGAAGCCTTCTTACACAAGCAGCACGACACCATGCTGCTCAG CTGAACTTTTTTAGGAAGGCTCTTAAGTCTCTTGAAGAAGTAGAGCCACACGTGCAGAAGGTCACTGAACAGCAGCACATTGATTATCGCTTCAGTGGacttgaagatgatgatgggGACAATGGTGATgataatgaaaattatgaaaacgaTGATGACGATTACTATAGTGATGGTTATGTTGACGAGGATGATGGTGAGCTGAGCTTTGACTATGGATTAGATGATCAAGATCAGAACATGGTTCCTACTTCACGGCACTCAATGGAG TTGGATCAAGTAGGCCTTACATTTCCCCAAGTTGCAGTGTTGGAGGCTTCGAAG GAAAATCTAGAAAGAAGCCATCgtcattctttttcatttagAGGGGAAATAAGGAATAGCAGCCAATCAGCCCCACTTTTTGCTGAGAATAAATCTGAGCCTTCTGAGAAAATTCAACCATTACCGTCACGAAAATCCAGCTCATATGTATTACCTACACCAGTTGCTACAAAAGGTTCTATTGGATTCGGTAAACCTGCTCCTCAATCTTACAAGAAAATTTGCTATTCATCTCCACTTGAACTTCATAAATATCAGAGGCTTTTGAGAGATGAAAAAATTTCTGGATCTGCTGTTATAAATGCACAGGCAGTACTGAGAGAGAGCAATAAGCCTGCTTCATCAACTCAACTACCCCCTCCTTTGGCTGATAAGGTTTTACTTTCACGAGTTAGTCCAGCTGCTGCTTCTGATtccaagaaaattaaaagacaagCCTTTTCTGGTCCATTGACAAGTAAACAGTGGCCTAGCAAACCAGTTTCGGTGGAACATCCCCAATTGTTCTCTGGGCCAATTTTGAGGAGTCCAATGTCTCAACTGCAAGCAACATCTCCAAAAGTATCACCAAATGCTTCCCCTCCATTTGTTTCCTCTCCTAAAATTAGTGAGCTTCATGAACTTCCTAGACCCCCAGCCACTTCAGCCTCCAAGTCTTCAAGACCTTTAGGCTTGGTTGGTTATTCAGGCCCCTTGATGCCAAGAGGGCAAGTGCTCTCTGCTACAAATAAATCAGCAGTGTCAAGAGCTGCCTCTCCACTGCCACAACCTCCAGATGTTGTGACTCGCAGTTTCTCCATACCCTCACGTGACCGTAGAGTGATGTCATTACCTGTGTTCAAGCCTCTGGAAACTGCTATCGTTTCAGGGATGTCTCAAGATGCTGCCTCACCTCCTTTGACACCAATATCTTTAGCTCAAATCCAGCCATCATCAACTAGTTCGAAGTCTGTTAATAG GAACTGA
- the LOC105794802 gene encoding uncharacterized protein At2g33490 isoform X2 produces MQLLQLRIVLMISHVVLLLSEFSDSLREMGTCLLAKTALNDDEESGKVLLMLGKVQFKLQKLLDSYRSHISQTITIPSESLLNELRTVEEMKRQCDEKRNVYEHMAMRYKEKGRSKGRKGDNFSMQQLQVAHDEYDDEATLFVFRLKSLKQGQSRSLLTQAARHHAAQLNFFRKALKSLEEVEPHVQKVTEQQHIDYRFSGLEDDDGDNGDDNENYENDDDDYYSDGYVDEDDGELSFDYGLDDQDQNMVPTSRHSMELDQVGLTFPQVAVLEASKENLERSHRHSFSFRGEIRNSSQSAPLFAENKSEPSEKIQPLPSRKSSSYVLPTPVATKGSIGFGKPAPQSYKKICYSSPLELHKYQRLLRDEKISGSAVINAQAVLRESNKPASSTQLPPPLADKVLLSRVSPAAASDSKKIKRQAFSGPLTSKQWPSKPVSVEHPQLFSGPILRSPMSQLQATSPKVSPNASPPFVSSPKISELHELPRPPATSASKSSRPLGLVGYSGPLMPRGQVLSATNKSAVSRAASPLPQPPDVVTRSFSIPSRDRRVMSLPVFKPLETAIVSGMSQDAASPPLTPISLAQIQPSSTSSKSVNRN; encoded by the exons ATGCAGCTGCTGCAACTACGAATTGTGCTTATG ATCTCTCATGTGGTCCTGCTATTGTCAGAATTCTCGGACTCATTGCGGGAAATGGGTACTTGTCTTCTTGCAAAAACTGCATTAAATGATGATGAAGAAAGTG GTAAAGTATTACTAATGCTAGGAAAAGTACAGTTCAAACTCCAGAAACTTCTTGACAGCTAT CGGTCTCATATATCGCAGACAATCACAATCCCATCAGAGTCTCTTCTTAATGAACTTCGAACAGTTGAG GAGATGAAGAGGCAATGTGATGAAAAAAG AAATGTGTACGAGCACATGGCAATGAGatacaaagaaaaaggaaggtcAAAAGGTCGGAAAGGGGATAACTTTTCCATGCAGCAATTACAAGTAGCACATGATGAATATGATGATGAGGCAACTTTATTTGTTTTCCGATTGAAGTCTCTAAAGCAAGGACAATCAAGAAGCCTTCTTACACAAGCAGCACGACACCATGCTGCTCAG CTGAACTTTTTTAGGAAGGCTCTTAAGTCTCTTGAAGAAGTAGAGCCACACGTGCAGAAGGTCACTGAACAGCAGCACATTGATTATCGCTTCAGTGGacttgaagatgatgatgggGACAATGGTGATgataatgaaaattatgaaaacgaTGATGACGATTACTATAGTGATGGTTATGTTGACGAGGATGATGGTGAGCTGAGCTTTGACTATGGATTAGATGATCAAGATCAGAACATGGTTCCTACTTCACGGCACTCAATGGAG TTGGATCAAGTAGGCCTTACATTTCCCCAAGTTGCAGTGTTGGAGGCTTCGAAG GAAAATCTAGAAAGAAGCCATCgtcattctttttcatttagAGGGGAAATAAGGAATAGCAGCCAATCAGCCCCACTTTTTGCTGAGAATAAATCTGAGCCTTCTGAGAAAATTCAACCATTACCGTCACGAAAATCCAGCTCATATGTATTACCTACACCAGTTGCTACAAAAGGTTCTATTGGATTCGGTAAACCTGCTCCTCAATCTTACAAGAAAATTTGCTATTCATCTCCACTTGAACTTCATAAATATCAGAGGCTTTTGAGAGATGAAAAAATTTCTGGATCTGCTGTTATAAATGCACAGGCAGTACTGAGAGAGAGCAATAAGCCTGCTTCATCAACTCAACTACCCCCTCCTTTGGCTGATAAGGTTTTACTTTCACGAGTTAGTCCAGCTGCTGCTTCTGATtccaagaaaattaaaagacaagCCTTTTCTGGTCCATTGACAAGTAAACAGTGGCCTAGCAAACCAGTTTCGGTGGAACATCCCCAATTGTTCTCTGGGCCAATTTTGAGGAGTCCAATGTCTCAACTGCAAGCAACATCTCCAAAAGTATCACCAAATGCTTCCCCTCCATTTGTTTCCTCTCCTAAAATTAGTGAGCTTCATGAACTTCCTAGACCCCCAGCCACTTCAGCCTCCAAGTCTTCAAGACCTTTAGGCTTGGTTGGTTATTCAGGCCCCTTGATGCCAAGAGGGCAAGTGCTCTCTGCTACAAATAAATCAGCAGTGTCAAGAGCTGCCTCTCCACTGCCACAACCTCCAGATGTTGTGACTCGCAGTTTCTCCATACCCTCACGTGACCGTAGAGTGATGTCATTACCTGTGTTCAAGCCTCTGGAAACTGCTATCGTTTCAGGGATGTCTCAAGATGCTGCCTCACCTCCTTTGACACCAATATCTTTAGCTCAAATCCAGCCATCATCAACTAGTTCGAAGTCTGTTAATAG GAACTGA